CAGAGTCAGCCACTGCACCATTATTAATGGTCACGTTTATTTTATTGGTCACAGCATTATTAATGGTCACTTTTGCCATTTTGAAGCCCACTCAGCAGAAGTTTGTTCAGCTGCTTTCTCATCGTCTGAGCCTATGAAAAGGGGAGGAGTATGGTGGTTTTTACAATAGAGCCCAAAGGGTTCTTACCTTAGACATTGCCCTGAGATAATGGCCCAGACGGACGGAGCTGGGGGCACCTAGCCACCATTTGCCATTATTAGAGGGAAAATAGCTGCAAATTAGTCACACTTCATTTTTTACAAATAATTCTGTGCTTAGAATGAAGTTATCTGGTGCTGCAGATTGCTGGGTAATGAAGATTCAAAGAATACCAGGGTTTCATTACAACGCAGCTGACAACTTTTTAAAACCTTAGCTGAAAGGATGGGAGGCATAAGATGGTTACCCCATCATTATAAGGCAGATGACATCAGGAAGCAATGAAAAAGCAGCAAGCTCCTTTCAGCCCACACTCAGATATGTCCTTTGCCCAATGGGCCAAATCCGGCCTTCAGTCATGCTGCTGTAACACTTCAGCAAGGATGCACCATTGTAACACAAGACACTTTCGCTAGATGTGTCTCAAGACCACCTGCTTAAGTCACTACCTCTCACTCCTAAGTAGCCTGTGCTTTAGGCAATTTCAACTTAAGGAAACTGGAAGACAGACAGTCATGTGATATAGGGAACAATCTGACAGACACAAACTCTACACCAGAGAATGTGCTGATTCAGATTGTTAGGAGAGAATGAGCTTGTTTAATTGGAAGCATTGTAGTTTCTTTAAATTGAAAGCTATATTTTAGGTTTATCTGCCTCTGCCTTAAGATATTGCCAAGTGGGTTTTGACTACAAAAGATTTACTTTTTTCAATAAAtaacaagattttaaaatcatcattcCTATGACTGAATAAAAGTTGGATTCTCCCATCTCAGAATTCTTCTCCCAACGTGCCAAGAGTCACTGGGTATCCAAGAGTCCTAGTGGCCTTCTGGATGGGGATTTTCAATACTGCACATTCTCCCTTCATCTGCAGCTTTGGCCTTCCATCAGTATGGTTCCTCCTCATCTGTGTCCTGGACAGAAAGTATTGAGAGCGCAAGATTAGTCACGAAGACATGAAACAATCCAGAAGTTCAGCATAGACATGAGTTGGGCCAGTTCAGACAAGAGATTAAGTGTTTCCCAGAAGCTGTTCATTTTGAAAAAGCCAGCATTCCCGCAAAAACCTTAGGCCTAGTGTCTCTATACAAGTCTGCAGTCAAATCCTTCTGGCACGTCACTGAGGAGCCCAGTTAAACTGGCACTGCAAGAAATTCACGTGGAGCAGGTTTAAGAGGAGCAACAGCCAAACCTCAAGCACAAGGCACTGCCATACCAACCCCCAAACACTAGCTTCCTTTGAAAGCATCACTACTCCCTACGGAGAGCTGATCCAGAACAGCTCGAGCAGCCATTTCCTTCCTGCAAAATCTCCACCTAAGACTGGAGAGCCCCCAGCCTGatgctttaaaagaaaagcaCATGCACTCAGAGTGTGTGCAAACAGGCTTGTGGCAGCCACAAAGCACTGTTAATGTGTCTAAATCCTACTGCTAAAGTCTGCCTCTGCTCCTAGCAACCCCATGCCTTCAGATCCCCAACATTTTATGTTAGTGACCGTGATAATCTGGTGCTTTCTCGCTTCATGCTGACCTCAGGTCATTGCTCTGACACAACAGGATGCGCAATCGTACCTGCCTTATCGGAAAACACCTCCACTGGTTTCCCACCCCTTTCATGATCCAAGTGCAAGCAGGTTCCTTGGTTTTGCTGCGTGTGACTGATTTTacaattgaaaatatttttataatgtatTAAAGATTAACAGAAAAACATGTCACAGCAGCACCCCATGCTGCTACATCAGCATCACTGAGACAAGGAGACTCCTAGAGTGCTAAATATTCTATTGTCAGCTAAGAACAACCTCTCAAATGACTGATGAAACATTCAACATGAAATTTTTACAGGATTAAatcaaaactaaactaaactttaCCGAGAGGTCAGAGGAAACTATCAGATTAATCCCTCCTTGTTTTAAAAGTCCACACATTTGATCAAGCCTCTCTCACTGATTCCATCTGTCTCCATTCCTTTTCCTGCTGCCTCCAGCAAATACCACCTGTGTCAGTCCTGTCCCTAAACACAATCTCACCACTGTGTGCAAGGGAACCTTCTCTACTGCTTCACCCATCCTCTGCAATAGCCTCCATCTCCCACATCAACACCAgcttttttcaaaaccaaaaactttCTGCTTTATCCCCATGTGCCCCTCGTCTGACCTATGGTAAATGGAGCAGATTAGGCGACTACATGAGACAGAGACATGGCAGTGAGGGTTGTAGGCTTATTCCCCAGCCCTGTAGGGAAGGACACGATGAGAATGCTCCCTCTAATAATGCACATCAGGGAGCATGTACTGGGATATAACATGCCTTTGGCTGGGGTTGTTCAATGCAGCACGGAAAGCTTGGATATGCTTTCCAAAAAGGCAAGTGCAGAGAGTGGAAGGAGAGTTTAGAAGTTCCAGTACAATAAGTTTGACACCAAAGTCACTGCAGGTGCTAGAAGAGGTTGGTGACGGGGTGATAGCGGGTGAACAGCAAGAAAAGCACAAAAATCAGACAGTTTAAACAGAGTTCTGTTGTGACCAGAACAGCTTGAGTATGAAGATTTCTAGTCAAAAAGACCCAAGCTAAGCCAAGTCTGCAATGCTACCACCTTTGGAAGAAAGTAAAATGCATGTATGCGTTTCTGCCTCCAGCCTCTCCATCTCCGCACTGCTTACCCAGCAGTCACAGCCTAATAGCCCTACTCCACCTATGGAATAAAGAGACTCACCACAGTCTCTGCAGGAAAAGGGCAGCAGAGTGAGTTAAGAGGTTAAAGCACTGGGTTTTCACCACTGGAAACATGCAGTTTGATCTGGATTAAGTCTCATGTGAAATGAATTTGGTGGGTCTCAAGCTAATCACACGGACCCAATAATGCAGCACTTTCTACCCAAAAAAGACCAGACATGGAAAGCACTGAGAGGCATCAGCTgagctgtgtgaggagctcaAGCCAAGCTCTCGGGCACTATCCCTGGCTCTAGCTACTGCTCTCAGCCCTCACTCTTATGAGAGCTAACAATGATACTAACAATTACAAGAACGTTTACTTGCACTTACCACACACTGCAAACACCATGTCCCCATCCTCCGCAGGCAGGTGCCCTGCTCAGTGCGCTCAGGCCTGCAGAAAGAGCACAGTGTTAGGTCAATGTGTCTTCTGCTCACACCCCAATGCAGCCCTGAGACGGATTGTTTTTTAACACATAGGTCACTTTCCCAGTCCTTTTGACTAATTCATCAGAAATGCCTGCTCTGTAATTATATTTTAACAAGCAAAGCAGAAGGCCAGAATGTTAGGCTTCTTATTTCAAAGGTTTGGCCATTCGATTTAGGTTTGCCATGCAATCACACTATTAACCACAGAAACTGCTGTTTGGCTGGCAAGTTTCAGCTGCCATTAACCAAAATAATATAGTTAAAAAGATTGTGAATTTAATTCTGACTTGACACCCCAGAAGAACAAAGTGGTGCATTTACAAGGGAGCCAGTTAGCATTACAGTAGTGGGTTTTTGTGATACAGACATTTGGACTGAGACCCTCCACACAGCTTACTGATCTGGACTGGATTAAGTCTGGTGATGAAGGTGAAAGGTTCTGCATCTCAACAACAGTTTAGCTCAGCTGCCCCACAAAGAGGATGCACAGCACACATTTCACTCAGTTACATTTCCACAAGGTGTTTTCAGAGACTCTGACTACCAGCTGACTTGTGCCCGTGGACAACGAAGTCTCACTGGCAGAACCCCAGATGTTGTGGGTTATGAGATGTAGGATGACAGAAAAAACCCACCCACAACCCCAGGCCAGAGGGGAAATGGGGATTAGGTTCAATGTAAAACTTACTCATCAGAGACTTCGATGGATGATTTCTTGTAGCCAGATTTTTTTCTATGCTTTAGGACTCCAAATTTCCTTCCCATCCTCACCAGCAGCAGAATGACCACAATGGCAGAGGGGAGGAACACTAAGATGGATAGCAACACTGCTGAAGTTAGCTGGAAAGAAAAgcctgcaggagagagaaaatagcAGTAAAATATGCCTTTGTTTCATCTCTATGGCAAATATTAATCCCACACAGCATCCTGGCCTTTTTTATAAAAAGCACAGGGCTTGCTGGGGTTAAAGGAACTTGTGACAAAGTCCTGTCAGTGATCTCAAATTCAGAACTAGACTCCTCCCATGGAGGGGAGGACAAAGATTAAATCTATCTGGCTGCAGTGAAGGAGCACaacttaagctatgtctacactggcaactgaacacaaaacttgtgtctttcagaggtgttaaaaaaaaacaacacacccatgaaagacaaaagttttgccgacaagcatcagtgtgaacagcgctttgttggcaggagcactctcctgccaacaaagctaacCCGCTCGTTGGGGTTAGAAGTTTTTTCTCGGCAGGAGAGCcaacaaacagtggctacacagCACAATTTCTAGCagtacagtgacacagctgtgttgctacagctaaaagctgcgtagtgtagacatagcctgagagcAGCACATTCAAAGCCAAGTGAGAGGAGAGTCACATCAAACTGATGGACACACCCAATCTGCAAGCCAGGGACAGCTCTCCCATACAGGGTAGATGAGGCATTTGCCTAAGGCAGctattcattaatgtttgtgaaatgtCAAGTCATTGTTAAGACATCAGCTCTCAGCAATGCTACCTGATTAATTCTGTGCCCTCTTAGGTGGGAATCCTGGACTGCCAATCTTGTGTACTCAGCCTCTGCTGAGGGACACCCATCACCTCCACTACCACCTCCTGTTCCACTGTACATGCGCTGAGCCCCAGTGAAGTTTGGAATGATCTAAACTCCCAAGACAGACACTGAGGTAGATGCCTACTCTTAGGAAAATGCTGCTGGCATCTTCTGTCTCCATACAGGACAGACACAACCTTAAGTTTTCACCAAAAGAACACACACCAAACTGCATGGATCTCAAATTATCTATCCGGAAAGGAGAGGGGCTGAGCTGATGCCCTGGTGGCATTTAAACCTGTAGTTCCAGGGAAGCTAGACACCAGATCTGGTACTTAGACTCCAAAGATTTCTGGCAAAACAGGAATGCACTCATGAGAAATAAATAGGGAGAATATTGCCATGCTACAGACTTACCTCTGTGTGTGACCGTCAGCTTGGTCTGAGGGATGTTGTGGTGCACATCCGGGGGATTCTTCACGGCGCAGGTGAACGTCCCATTGTCATTCATCGTCAGATTTCGGATAGCAATGGAGGCATCACCCTTGGCAATGTTCCCAACCCATAAAATCCTGTCTCTGAATGTTCCCACTGCAGCTGGGTATGCAACAGACTGATAATGAAAAATCTGAAGAGGGAAGACAATCATTGTTCCAACAAGTCATTCtccaaaaaggagagagaaaaaaactccTTTCGGAGAATACAGGGTCAAAAAGAACAACCCTTTCACAGGCATCCCACCTCAGATACACCAGGGGCTCACAAACCACAACGCTGGGCACCATTGCACCAGCTTTTCAgatcttttttacatttttaccAAGGGAGAAGAGGGTGGAAATGCATGTCAGGGTCTTCCATATCCATGATACAGCCCCGAGGATCTCCCTCCTTGCCTACCAGTCTCCAGGGCTCGCATCAGAGTCACTGTCATCTTTCTGGCCATGGAGGATCTAAGATGGAAGAGGATGCTCtggtgcagtggttctcaacctgtggcccacttatagcccaatcagcacacagctgtggccgaTGTGacctcctcagggccatacaagtAATATACAttttgtgtggatgtggcccacataacacacagaaagctgcatatgcggcccacagtagtaaatagattgagaaccactgctctggaggTTAGGGTGCTATCCTGCGATTTAGGAGACTCAGGGTCAATTCCCTGGTCTACCAAACATTTTCTATGTGACcacgggcaagtcacttagttattctctgcctcagtttcccatctgtcaaGTAGGGATAACAACACATCACTACCTCCCAGggggtgttgtggggataaatacattaagattCTGAGACACTATGGTAATACCTTAGACAGACAGCTTTTCAAGATAATCAGTTACTTAAAGCaacaaggggggtgaggtaatcttttacTCAGTCAACTgtcgttggtgagagagacaagctttcgagagacacaaagctcttcttcaggtcacggctacaactacaccaCATGCAATCAGTTCCTTGGTCATCTGGCAGTGCCAGTCTGGAATTGTAgtgctccctccccagctccttgtAAAGCACTGGAACCCTGTCACAGGCATGGCATGACTGAATGCTGCAACTCTGCAGATCTGATTTTAGTTCACAAAAAATAGTGCTAACTTCCCTTCAATTCACTCCTGCTGGCTGGCAACAGGGGACTTACCAGAGCCTACTTTACACAGACATCACCACATCCTTCCAGCTGCAACGTACCATTCCCAAGAGCTTAACCTCAGCTGAGCAGAGGAAATCACTGATGATTTACACAGAGAATGAGACATTTATGAATGGATTTTACATCTATGCACCTGTGACTGGATTTCATACCACTGACAACAATAACTGGTAAGAGCCCATAAATCCTTTAGGACCACCTGTCATCATCAGTACCTGCAGAGTGGCTCTGCCCACACACCGCTGCCACTCCAGGATAAGTtatacctgcattctgccacatGGCAAAGCTGCCATGGTATGTTCTGCATGGGAGACTTTCCGGACCACGTGATCCCCAGTGTATTTATATGGATGCCTAGTTTGCAATGGGACAGTCATCTCTTAAGgttataatactttgcatttacatgGTACCATTCAGCCCAAAGGATTTTAAAGAAATTCAACCTATGTATATacagcagcactgaaatgcagccacctctggagtggaggaTGACAGCCAAAGAGCCCACCACACAGCAGTGGAGAAGCACACTGAGACGAACACTGACTTTTTACACAAAATGCCGTGGGATCTTCAACCTTCCCACAGAATTCTGCCCAGCTGCAAGAAAGATTCTTTGGGACACTCATCTGCAAGCACTTACTGTCTCCATATGACCACCTGTGAGAGGCTGGTAAGTCCAGTCTACAGTCAGCTTCTGAGTTATGGGAGAGAAGGATCTGAATGAGCATTTCAGGGTCACCTGTTCATCAACAAAAGCTTGTACTTCAGGATCCACTTTAATTTCCAATGAAAGAACATTGCTGACACCTGATGAAACAAGCCCCAAAGAAAAAGATTAGATGGGAATTTTTGTAAAGGACACAAGTGAGATAGCAAAGCCACTGCAGTGAAGAACAGATGGCTGTCTGAAACTACACATACCTCTCTATCCCATCCCCTGGCACCCACCCAGTCCCGAGAAATGCAGGGAATTCCTCTAATGGTGGCAGGAATTCAGCACTGTTTCATGCTCAGCCAACAAACAGGGTATTTGTTTGGAGGTCACTGCCAAAGCCCTCCATGTACCCAGTTATGGGGATAAACTAGTCAAAGAGTAGGTAATCAAACACAACTGGACCAGAGAGAAGGTGCAAAGTGCCAACTTCAGGGCCCTTCTTCTCATTAATAAATCAACATACAATCCCTCTCCTGAAGTTCTGTTCTGCATTTGCTCATGCCGGTCTTCTTTactttgtaagctctttggtgctGAACACACGCTTCTTTTTAAGTTTGTGAAGCACTATGTATGTTTATGACATTACAGAAGTGTTGTGCAGTAATAATTACAAAATACGGAGACttgaaaacaaattattttttccacaaatgTAAGCAAGTCTTAGTCCAACTGCCTGCACTGTAGAGCGAAGGAAGCAAAGGGAGGTGGGAAAAAGTCACAACTGTCACAAATTGTAGCCAGGGTCTCAGAAAGTATGATGGGGAGAAACCACTGGCAAGTTAGTTTATCAAAGGACTTCAAAAAGGGATTTGTTTCATCATCATAAAAACATAGTAAGatgataagaatggccatactggctcagatcCATGGTCCatgcagcccagtatcctgtcttctgacagtggccaatgccaagtacttcagagggaatgaacagaacaggcaatcatcaagtaatccatcccatcatccactcccagcttctggcattcagaggctagggacactcagagcatggggttgcatccctgaccatccaggctaatagccatcgatggacctatcctccatgaatttatctagttcttttttgaacccctgtatacctttggccttcacaacattcccagcgatgagttccacaggttaactgtttGTTGTGTGAAGTAACAAGTCATCAGAAGACACTAAAAATTAACACTTAGACCATATAGCACTTTTCACGCATACATCTCTAAGAGCTTTACAAAGGTGAGTGGGAATCACTCTGCACAgcttacagatgaggaaactgaggcccagacaggtgaagtgatttgctcaaacAAGTCATTGACAGAGCCAAGGATTGAACCCAGATGGCCTGACTCCCATTCTAGTGCTCCCTGACCCCATATCCATTTCTATTGCTACAAGTACCTCTAAATGATGGAGTGTCTAGAGCCAGGGCCCAAACACAGACATCGGGGAGGCTCTGCTCCCTAGACAAAGCCTGGAAATTTTAACGGCACTTATGCACCATTTCAAATGCTACAGCTGCTCCAACTGCAAGGCCCTCATTCGCCCCCACCTACTGCTGATGGATCCAAACTGGGAACTGGTGTGGTCGGGTGACTCAGAAAAGCTTGCCGGGGTGCAGCTGGGTCACGGTTAATCACTTCTGGGACACCCCATCTGAAACTACATACGCTCCCCACCCCAAacatctctctcttctctttaactgcccccaaccccctctgcccctaaaacattggggggaggggtctaGTCACACCCTCCACCAAAACAGAACCCCCTAAAACAGCTCCCTTAAACGTACAAACCACAGACATACCCTCCATCAGGCTGCCCACCCCACGCGTAATCCTTTTTCAATTAATCCCACAGACACACCCCTCCCAAATTCCTGCATCCCTCAGCCAAACCCCCTTCTTCCTCTGTCCCACcagtccagcccctgcccccctgtCTGCTCTTTCCACCTCCAACCGGGACCACCagacacccccccaaccccacaggTCGCCAGGGCCCTCCATCCACAACCCCCAGCCCTACAGACCTCCCCAATCCCACCCCATCACCCCCAGTTCCCCTGGGCCCCCACCCgggccccagccccgctcctccAATCCcccgcccacacccccagccggaagcGGAGGGCCCCGGCCCCGACCCCGGCCCCGGCCCACGCTCACCGTACAGAAGCAGGAGCCCCAGCCGGAGGAGGCCGCCAGGCGCCCAGCCCCGCATCCCGGCAGCCGCTCGCTGTGTTTAGGGCGCAGCCAGCACGGGCCTACCTGGCGGAAGGCAGGGCAAGGCCCAGGTGAGGCCAGACCGGAAGTTCGGCGCCCCTAAGGGCCGGGCGTGGAGGCCCAAGATGGCCGCCCGGGATGTTTCCATGGCAACGGGGcctagccccagccctgcagtgtcTTTCCCTGCACTGGCTCTTTGCGTAGGGGGCAGCCGCACGACCCACGTACAAGCCCCCCACAGTCCTGGCCATGGGCTCCTCCACCACACCATGACATCCTCCCCCCTCAGAGCACCAGGAATGTGCCCTGAGCACCCAGGGTTCTGGTCTAGTCGCCGGGGCCAGCTGCCTCCAGCCAAATAGCCTGAACCCCGGGCGGGGGGTGGACCTTGCGTTCTGGTTCAGGACCCCTCGCCAGACAGAGCACATCATTGTCCAGTGAGATGACGTTAAATCACCACCCCCTGCCGTCATTGTGCTGTACACAATTATTCTGTTGCAACGAAAGCTTGTCGTTCAGTGACTTAGGTTATTAGTGTGTCAAATACTCTTCTTTTATTCAAACGCTTTCTCACCGTCACGAGGTGGGGGCTTGACAGCATGGTGTCAAAAACCTCATTGCATAGTTTCATTAAATGAGATCACTGCATCAAAATGTCAACCCATTGTGTCAAAATGTCATCATCTGGCAATGTAGTGTCACAATATGATGTGTTTTTATAGGCCTCCAACGCTGATTTTTGAGCCCCTCACAAGCACAAGACAAGTGGCAACCGTGTACAATAAACAGTGCTTTTCCCTGTGCAGAAATATATTCTGAGGTGTAGCTGGTGTTCTCAAAACTAGGGACATAAAGCTGTAAATTAGTTTGGGTCCTCAGCAGAGGAAATTATTATATGCTGGACAAGGTGTAGCTATGATTCAAATGAGAGAGCATCTAGGATAAACCAGTTTGTAATGCAACTGGCAAGGTGGGTAGGAAAGTAAAGGAATGTTGGATTGAAATGGACACAGTGAGATGAAAGGCAAACAGTATTTCTTTAAAGATGACTCTGGATTTACTTACTTCCATGAGATGGCAGTCACTGGCAGCAAAATGAATGCGCTCAGGTATCCCTCTCAAGTAACCTAATCTTTGCAAACATTGAAGCTTGATTGATAGATTCTAGAGGAAGAGTTGCCAGGAGGCAGGGCATATGAGTAGGGAGGGAAGATAAGGAGAAATGTTGTATCTGTATCATCTACCTTCCCCACTCCGCAAATAAAATAGCACTAAATGGATTCTGAGATTAAGCAAGGTAGGTAGATAGATTCTACACATATTGATAATCACTTAATTTGCCTAGGCATTTCAATACTATTTTGAAGACCTGTTTGCCCTAGACCTGCACCACCTTTCCTTGGGAGTTCAATTTATTTAAGTATTTGTGGGTCAGTAGCTTTCTAATCTCATGCCTCAAGCCACCCTTCCTTCAGAACCATCCTGTTATACACTTGTTCTAGAGCCCAGTCCAAGAGTCTTAGTTTGTGCCTTTTTCAGCCCATCAATTGCAGGAAGACCTGAGTGCACTCTGGCAGGACTGGATATCAGCAGCAAGGCCCTGCGAAATAAGTGTATTATACAAAGGGATCTGAGGAAGGTTACTTTGTGGATAAGAAGCTGGTCCTGATATAGGAGGCACCATGCATGTCAGCACATGGGAATAGACACAGGAAGTAGCTGAGAGATGTTCAAAGACCCTTGGCCACCAACTTTCAACGGAGCTCTGGAAAATTACTATACGGGAACTGCCCTGTCTGGTATGGTGGCACCAGATGACTATCACAATCACTACTTAAGAAAGGGATCATTACTGAGCAAAGCAAAGTGTTCCCTTCCAAAGGAAATGAATGCATTTTTGCCTCCCACAAGCAAGCAACTCAGTGCTCTGCACAGTTAACTAGTCCAGTCTcccaaagaaaataattttaagttATATTTATGGTAAGGTCGTGTAAAAACTCTTCGGGCATTGTGGAAAGTTCATACTAAACATATGCactatgcagtgtagttgtagcgtgttggttccaggatattagagagacaaagtgggtgaggtaatatcttttattggactcgtctctctcacaaacagaagttggtccaataaaatatatttatctgacctaccttgtctctctactctGTACTGTGACATCCATTGTTTTCTTACCATAATGAACTTGTGCAGTAAACCGTCtagtttttcaattaaaaacaggCAAGTAGGACATGCTTTAATACtaaaaatggtttatttacatACAATGACTTGAAAAGCTCATTTAAAATAAGTTACAGTACAAAAGAGTATCTGTCTACACAGATGGACACAGCCCCTTACTGTAGTTTCTCTGTGCTGAAACAAGTTTTAcagcaaaaaaaatgaaaatatcaaaGTTGTCTAGAACTAAGCAGCTGTTTGAGTAATATAAAAATGCACATGCACATCATCTAGATACTGCCCATGAGTCTTGATCCTACAAGTTGTTCCATGTGAGCAGACCCCTGCACCCAACCAGAGCCCTGTTGAAGTACATGGGTCTCTTCTCTATTGAAGGGGTCTGCCcaagcagaatcagggccttgaaATTGACAAGCAGAATTAGACAATTATGTTTGCAGAAGAGGAAGTAGAGAAACTATGAAACACAGAAGGAACGTAATACTGCTCTAAAAACTGCTACTAAAATGGGTAGCTGAATACAGATGGTATGTTAAACCATAGGATGTGCGTTTCCACAGCACAGCAGTCtgataatttaatttaatctgCAGTCAGTCCATTTGAAGATCCAAAATAATAACAGTACAGATTCCATGGCTGTGACTTGCACTAGACCCTCTATATGATTTTGGGACTTGGAGGACAGAAACAAATTTTGGGTCAAGTGAAATTTGGAGAGTTTGGATAAAATGGGTTTACctatattagcaaaaagaaaaggagtacttgtggcaccttacctATATTAATGTCTTGcattcaatgttttgtttttagtttgaaGTGAGACTGGACACTGTACAAATATGCTCCTTCCCCAACTAACTGCTCCAGTCCTTctttaatt
The nucleotide sequence above comes from Lepidochelys kempii isolate rLepKem1 chromosome 22, rLepKem1.hap2, whole genome shotgun sequence. Encoded proteins:
- the LOC140901676 gene encoding myelin protein zero-like protein 3; its protein translation is MRGWAPGGLLRLGLLLLYGVSNVLSLEIKVDPEVQAFVDEQVTLKCSFRSFSPITQKLTVDWTYQPLTGGHMETIFHYQSVAYPAAVGTFRDRILWVGNIAKGDASIAIRNLTMNDNGTFTCAVKNPPDVHHNIPQTKLTVTHRGFSFQLTSAVLLSILVFLPSAIVVILLLVRMGRKFGVLKHRKKSGYKKSSIEVSDEPERTEQGTCLRRMGTWCLQCVDTDEEEPY